A DNA window from Anaerocolumna sp. AGMB13020 contains the following coding sequences:
- a CDS encoding GNAT family N-acetyltransferase has protein sequence MKYDIIHLAKEQWKGTILPIKYTTDKYYDVSMNKTDKGYSIEIEKKSFPEPVTHTPEEYDYPDKLYEDHWEHAYAWGVLADNNLIAAIETEQEVWSNRLRITELWVADEYHRQGIGHALIDMAKEQARRERRRAIILETQSCNVNAIDFYQHEGFQLIGMDTCCYKNNDLQRKEVRLEFGWFPKMKNRLDREEVDIRKETEEEWHKVELVTQQAFWNKHHLGCDEHYLVHKLRQDKDYLPELSRIAVKDGEIIGCIMYSKAQVADGVKIHDIVTFGPLCVAPEWQGSGVGELLLKETMALAADKGYKGIVIFGEPDYYPRVGFKTCDHFNITTAEGENFNAFMGFELAEGSMKDIRGKFYESEVFVNLPKEEVEEYNKNFPQLQKQSFPGQWD, from the coding sequence GAGCAATGGAAAGGAACAATCCTTCCAATCAAGTACACAACAGATAAGTATTATGATGTTTCCATGAATAAGACAGATAAGGGATACAGCATAGAGATAGAAAAGAAAAGCTTTCCTGAACCTGTTACTCATACACCGGAGGAATATGATTATCCCGATAAATTATACGAAGATCACTGGGAGCATGCCTATGCCTGGGGTGTTTTGGCTGATAATAATTTGATTGCTGCAATAGAAACGGAGCAGGAGGTATGGTCTAACCGACTGAGAATTACAGAACTATGGGTTGCTGACGAATATCACAGACAGGGTATTGGACATGCCTTGATAGATATGGCAAAGGAACAGGCGAGACGAGAACGCAGGCGGGCTATTATACTTGAAACGCAATCCTGTAATGTCAATGCAATTGATTTCTATCAGCACGAAGGCTTTCAGCTGATTGGAATGGATACCTGCTGTTATAAGAACAATGATCTGCAAAGAAAAGAAGTAAGACTGGAGTTTGGATGGTTTCCTAAAATGAAAAATAGATTAGACAGAGAGGAAGTAGACATCAGAAAGGAAACAGAGGAAGAATGGCACAAGGTTGAATTAGTGACACAGCAGGCTTTCTGGAATAAACACCATCTTGGATGTGACGAACATTACCTTGTACATAAATTACGTCAGGATAAAGACTATTTACCGGAGCTAAGCAGAATTGCTGTGAAAGACGGTGAGATTATAGGCTGTATCATGTATTCAAAAGCTCAGGTAGCAGACGGTGTCAAAATTCATGATATAGTTACCTTTGGACCTCTTTGCGTGGCACCTGAATGGCAGGGCAGCGGAGTAGGTGAACTCTTATTAAAGGAGACCATGGCATTGGCAGCTGATAAAGGTTATAAAGGGATAGTAATCTTTGGTGAACCTGATTATTATCCTCGAGTTGGCTTTAAAACCTGCGATCATTTTAATATTACAACAGCTGAAGGGGAGAATTTCAATGCTTTTATGGGTTTTGAATTAGCAGAAGGCAGTATGAAGGATATAAGAGGAAAATTCTACGAATCAGAGGTTTTTGTCAACCTGCCAAAGGAGGAGGTAGAAGAATACAATAAAAATTTTCCTCAACTGCAAAAACAAAGCTTCCCGGGACAATGGGATTAA
- a CDS encoding GNAT family N-acetyltransferase: MSEERLNTEVCLEGLNEHNWLQICELSVSLEQKEFFPIPNVYWIGISRYEEHTELFAIKYKDEYIGLIGAGYDEDGVSGFINPFMIDEKHQKKGYALSAIRLIIEYLIDSLHVTNINISHRKVNTVAGQIYEKLGFVIVGEDDINYFRCLKI; this comes from the coding sequence ATGTCAGAGGAAAGGCTAAATACAGAGGTATGTCTTGAAGGATTGAATGAACACAATTGGCTGCAAATTTGTGAATTATCAGTGAGTTTAGAGCAGAAAGAGTTTTTTCCCATTCCAAATGTGTATTGGATTGGAATCAGCAGATATGAAGAACACACGGAGCTTTTTGCAATAAAATACAAAGATGAATATATTGGCTTAATTGGAGCTGGTTATGATGAAGACGGAGTATCAGGATTTATTAATCCTTTTATGATTGATGAGAAGCATCAGAAAAAGGGATATGCATTGTCTGCAATCAGGTTAATAATAGAATATCTTATAGATAGCCTCCACGTAACCAATATAAATATTAGCCATAGAAAAGTAAATACAGTTGCAGGACAGATATATGAGAAGCTGGGTTTTGTAATTGTGGGTGAAGATGATATCAATTATTTCAGGTGCCTTAAAATATAA
- a CDS encoding methyltransferase family protein, translating to MNGFLAILPLLIIRFGVLRILDKNSLKRAAHFAPLVGKERSAYWVYQISNLLIFVALCFLKIRTDTYLIYPGLVIYGLGVLLCLLSVIHFAEPAKSGINSRGIYGISRNPMYVAYFIYFIGCAILTRSLPLLGIVIIFQISAHWIILSEERWCIQKFGEEYINYMNKVRRYI from the coding sequence ATGAATGGATTTCTGGCAATCCTACCTCTTTTGATTATAAGGTTTGGTGTATTAAGAATATTAGATAAGAACTCTTTAAAACGTGCGGCTCATTTTGCCCCTCTCGTTGGTAAGGAAAGGTCTGCATACTGGGTTTATCAGATATCAAACCTGTTGATTTTCGTAGCTCTTTGTTTTTTAAAGATCAGAACAGATACTTACCTGATTTATCCGGGACTAGTAATATATGGTTTAGGTGTTCTGTTGTGTTTACTGTCTGTAATTCATTTTGCAGAACCTGCAAAGAGTGGCATCAATTCAAGGGGAATCTATGGAATTTCAAGAAATCCCATGTATGTAGCTTATTTCATATATTTTATAGGCTGTGCGATACTTACACGGTCTTTGCCCTTATTGGGTATTGTAATAATTTTTCAAATATCTGCTCATTGGATAATCCTATCGGAGGAAAGATGGTGTATACAGAAATTTGGTGAGGAGTATATAAATTATATGAATAAAGTAAGGCGGTATATATAA